The stretch of DNA caaaataaatattaaattatgaaaatttacgatctaaatatacaataaatattttttcatacatacaatatataaaaatgttggcaatatttattaataaaattaaattttcgatTCAATCCGAGTTGACCCGAACCCAACCCGATAATTTTTTCGGGTCAGCTATTGGGTCCAACCCAAACCCGAAAACCCCAAACTCAAACATTATTTTTTTGGGGTTGAACTGTGTCGGGTTGGTGGGTCGTGTCTGATTTTGTAACCCCTAAAATGGGTTATGTACAAAGTTGTTCAGTATTTACACACAAAGAGGAAAAAAAAAGCATTGATAATCCTCGAACTCAAGTAAAATAAGTCGAGTGAAAATAACACTTAGCTGGAAAAAGATATAACTTTATcaaattttgctaaaaatgtttttttcccCACCTTGGACAAGAATCATATAATTTACTAATTTATCAACGAGAGGTATGAGACTATTCGATGCCCACAAATCATACGTATGCAACCAGAGGATCACTGGCTAAACTTACAATTTAATAAAGTCGAAAGGAGCAGAAAGAATAAACAGGTCAAAAATTACCTGTtggtttccagacattgtttGGGAAGGTTTGATCTTTCACCAACCTGAAAGTTGCCAAGTAAGACTAATCACCAATCTCATCTCCTTGAACCGTAACATTCTTGGAACTTTCCGGTGCGTTTATGAGATGGGATGAGAGCTAGTTAATGGGTCATTTGTATTTTATCCTTCACGTGAATTCATCTACATCACACACGATAATCCTATTTCATCACCCATACAGTTACCAGCCAAGGAAAATAAGACACTTAAATCCCATAACTCCCGTTGTACATATTTCCAGAACCGGGCATGTGGATCTTTGAATCTTCATAACCAccatataatttattaaatcccaaTCTCTCGCTTCTGAGAAGTTCTGCCATACCCAAATTATTTGCACCAGGGCCCTCATTCCACCCATTCCATTGGCCATTAGAAGTTATTGCATTTCTAGGCTGAGGGTGGGTAAACTGAGAGAATGGAGAGAAATTGTTGGATAGGGTTTGCTCCATAACCCTTGAACGAACTCCATAAACATCGGAGATGGAGGAAAAACCATCCCCAAGTTCGTTAATTCTCTGGTTTGTGTGTGGAGGAAGAGATCTTTGCAAAAATGATTGGAGCCTTGCCTCCTCGAATGTATTCAACTGTGGAGAATAACAGGACTTTACATCTAGGACTGGACTGTTGATGCCACCTGGAAATGTACCGTGGCGAACTTCCAAAATTGCAGGATCCATGAATTCAATATCACAGTTAATAAAAGTATTGCTACTAGGAGGTGTCTGCCACTGATTTCTTGAAAAAGAGGAGGCATCATGTATATGATTTCCTGCACGATTTAAAAGGaacagaaaaacaaaaaaaaaggtAAGTTATGAGCAAAAATATAATCATTACATATATATGCTCAGCCTAAAAAACTTGTTACCAGATAATGTGCCCGAAATCTGATCTGCCCTTTCATATGATGAGAAACCTGGAGGTGGGATTCTACTAGACGCTGAAAATCCTGGAGGGGCGGATATCTGAGATCTTGAAACTGTTAAAAGAATTGGCAAAAGAAAGAACTGGATGAGACGGCGAAAGGACTGAAATGAGATAAACAATCATCCCATCATTCTCTTAATTCACTCGACATCACAAATCAGGTTCTTCAATTAACATGTGACAGAATACGGAAAATTCAGTAGGCATCTACCCTCGTCGATGTAAAATCAGTGTATACACTTCTCTATCTATCCTATATTATAACAAATAGCATTTACCAAAATCTATTCCTTGAGACAATCCAAGATATTGTTATGCTATTCTTGGGAACAACTTACAAAAAGAGTATATAGCTAAATGTCTTGGTACTTGCTTAATTAGATGACAATCAAACATGAACTACACATGAAACGTGAACTACACATGCTCACAGTCATTCCGTAAGCAATGAAATTTCATGATATAAAAACTGCATTTAAAATGAAAGCCAAGTAAACTCATTAATGAATAAGGGAATAAGAATCAGAGAGAACTTACCAGAAAGCTTATTATTGGAGATATTAGAATGACTGTCAGTAAAAACATCAGATTCACTTCTGCCTAAAAATGGAAAATTATTGCGAGGAGCAATCTTATCATTGTCAAGATGCATGATGTTGCTATAAGGGACATCATTGCCAAAAGGACGCTGCTtgaattctttttccaaaaaattACTAGACCGTCCAAAATTTGTTACTTGGTTCGTGTCCTCTCGAGCAAATGAAAACCTTGATTGGTTGCTGTTCTGTACTTTCCATGAACCTGATACTCCAAAAGACCCTTGGGGTTTATCAGTTTCACCCCACAGTTTGGCAAGGTTTTGAGGTGATGTTAAAGATTCGTCCAATGAATCAAAGTCCATGGACAAAATATTCGATATAATGCTGTTCTCCCCCATATTACCAGCACCAATGGCCACTTCACCTTCATATCTCCCTAACAGTGACCTTTTATCCTCGCTCGGAAATAAATTAGAAAATTCAACATCATTAGAATCGAGACTGTTGAGCCTGTTATAAGGATGCCCACCAGACTttaaaggaaaattagaagcagAAACTATCAAGTTATCTTTCTTATCTACAACTGGCCCACAAAAATCAATGCTGGTAGGACCATCAGCGATATTTAACACAGAAGGAATAGTGGAAAGCTTTGTCACATGAAACGAACTGAAAATATCTGGTAGATGATTTATGCTGGCAGTAAGCTCAGGATCCTTGAGCCTTTGGTTGTCAAAAGACAACAAGTCATCTTCTGTCTCACATATGTTAACTTGTGTCGGCTGAGAGGGAATTCCCAAACCAAAGTCAGATAGGCTATCTGTGACACAGAGAGCATTAGTCATATTTTCAGATCTTGCAGGTGCCTCAGAAGTCGCTGCCTCTTTAATTTGCTTAGCATAGTTATGGATGCCCAAGGACATAAAATCAGAGCATGTGTTCTCAATAATTTCATCAGTGGCATCCATATAATTGTTGTTTAAAGAAGGCCCAAAAGACTTTAAGGAAGAACCGACCATCTTAGAAAGATTATGGGCTGACTTAGTTGTATCAGCGCCATGCAGCTGCTGGTTTAATGGGGATGTTGGGGGATGTGCGGAAGTAGACGAACTCTTAAGCACTGCAATGCTATCTGGTTTTGATTCTTTTTTAGCAGGCACTAAATTTTCCAGCTTTATTTTATCTGGAGATATGGAGTTTTCTTCAATAGGAACCAAATTTTTTCCAGTATTGGTTTGCAATGAAGAAACCTGAATCAGGCTTGCAACTTTAGCAGAAGATGCCACCAGACTGTTACAAGCATCAGGTTTAAGTGGCCCATTGGAACAGGGTGTAAACGTAGAAATTGGCTGATTATTGAAAGAACGAGTTCCCCTGGAAACATAATAGAACACTGAGAGACAGTGAAAATTAGATAAAGTAAGTATAGCCAAAGAATGACATACCACAATGCTCCAGCTGGAAGAGCAGCAGATCTACCTGAGCTACTATGTGGTGGAGATACTACAGCACCACTAGCTGAATTGTGCTGACCAGGGTGACCAAACATAAATCAGTTGGAAATATAGCATAGAGGTGTTTTAAACAATATATTTCAATTATAATTACAACAGGAACCCTAACAGCCACCATCAATCTACCATCAAAATTATCGACTAAATAGGTTATAGATAATAAAGTCAATTACTTGACAGACCGTACTCGCCAATATTAAAACCAAAAATTTTGTCTTCATGGACTGAATGCAGCAGCCATGATATATTCCACggactaaaaaataaataaaagttgaAATACCATAAACTGAGCCAGTAAGCACCATCAGCTGGAAGGCAAGTGCTTTTGTGAAGATTGAAGAAAAGGAGTTCTTACATTTGTATTTGCAGCAGTTTTGTTGATAAGCTTCCCTGAAAGGGCAGGGCTGTTATTGCAGTTCTCATCTGCCGGTGGTGGCAACACATTTCCTGAACGACTACTATTTGTGGCACCAGTAATTTGTTGAACTCTACTCCTTTAAAATAATAGTGTTAAGTCAATTTAACTACAACATAAACAATGATGAAACTCacagaaaatcataaaaaagcagaaaatatttttttatacataaCACGTGAAAAATAGAGAATAATCATAGTTTTCGAATTAGCTCTGATGCACAACAAAAATTAGCAGAGATAAAGACATAACGCTAATTTAAAACTGGTGAAACATAAACAAAAAATACTTTTCAAAATCAGCCTTGAGCCTCAATGAGGAATATGTCGTTCATAAATGAAATCTTGTTCCACACAGGGTCAGTTAAGAAATTATTTTGAAACAAATGTCAGCTACTTGGCAGAGCAAACATTTCACCATACAGAAAAAAATTTACAATCACTTCAATAAGTTCTCCGCAATACAAGTATTTACTCGACTGattatttgtgcaatatttaatCTTCACACATAGAGCCCGAAAATGACTGTAATAGGCACATACAGCTGGGAGAACACCACATCATCACTAGTTTAAAATGAATCAATAAACCGACATGGCTGCCACTGGAATGTGTAAAAAAAGTACCAAAATATAGAAACTGCTCAAATAGTTCGTATGTTTAAAAACAGAGACTTTTATTTCGCACTAACATAACACGAGATTCACGCATGTGCACAAAAACATAAGTAAATGgatcaaataaatatgcaatgGGAAAAAAAAGGAACAGAGAGCATCTGACATGGAAATACCTTGTGTAGGCTGATATTACTTCATCTTTAGTAAAGCTATCCTCTTGTGAACCAATTTCATGCAAATATAAACAATCAGGATTGCTGCAGGGCTGGAAAAAAGGTATAATTTTTCATTAGGAAAACCAATGGATTCACCAATATGCAATGGGCACATATTCTGATAATATCTTCAATGGACAATTCAGAAGTCTTAGtgatttttttcctgatttgaCTTGAAAAGGTAAATATATTTACCATATTCCTCAGCCATGCATGACAATATTTAGTGGTTCCAAAGCATGCCCTGCAGTAATGGCTTTCAAAAGCTATTGGATCACACGAAGCAATAAATATACAATTAAAGAATAACACTTACTTCAAAGGTCTACCATCCAAAGTAAAACCATTTACTGACTGGATACACCGAATGGCTTCTTCCTCCtttgaatatgttatatatctAGGCCAGAAAAAAGTAAATGTATTCAGGGCAAGACACAGAAAAGAGAAAATAATATGGGTTCTTACTCAAACCAAATATGGCAAGAGACCTGGCACCATATGAGGTTGGTGCTTCCAAACATATAAACAGTATGGAGTTAAAATTATCCAAGTTCAGAACTAATTAGACCACGAGATATAGTTAATGATTTCCTGGGAACAATATTAAGATGATTGACTTCCTTTACAGAAAAAGTATAtaaacattattttaaaaaaaataaaaaagacatCATTTTCACCAGCACTTGAGAGCAACGATATCAGACACAAACTCATCCCAAATCCTTCAAAACACAGAAAGAAGCTGCTCTGAACATAAAATTGCACAAAAcgccaaaatattttaaaacttctaaaaacaaacaaacattaCAATTTTGGGCTTAGCATGGTTATTTAGAACTTACACACTGCATGTACTATTTGCAAAATGTTGTATGGCGCCAGTCGCGGTTCGTGATATAGAAACCTTCAGCACCTTTCCATACTGACCAAAATATTCTTTCCGCTGAAGAAGCTGCTAACATGAATATCAATATCGATAACAACACAAAATACCAATAGGTAAACAAAAGAAATGAAACCTGAAGAAGACTCGCAATATAAAATAAGCACAGGAAAACTAACATCCTCATCTGCAAAATTAAGTTGCAACCCCACTACATAGACGAGATTCCTTTGGATAACTCGTACACTGCCCAGTTGCTTCCTTCCCTCAGAGGTTTTGCTCTTCCCCTTATGCGACTTGAGCTTCTTCTCCACGCTCATCTCTGAAACCAACCTGTCATAACcatcaaaatataaaattaagcATAGATCACCATAATCTAAATTTAAACACGTGAAAGGTATCATCATCAGCATCAACTCATTTACTTTTCACAATTTGACGTCATTCCAACAATTTTTTCCTTGTTATAAGGAGTACGACATGCTGGACAGCGTCCTTCTGTCTCATCTTTCTCAGCCATATCTATTATTTGATGCCAGCAccaaacacaaatctgaaacatagaAAACATTCATGGCACCAAATCAGAAAACCATTATTTTCCCCCAAAAGGCGCATTAAATAGCATATAAAAAAGTTGAATAGCAAAAATGTGGTAAGAAACAATAAGATAAGCATTCACACCCAAAATCTGTCGATAAAACCGTAAAATCCATTCCCAAGAAGGCCAGAAAAAGAAGTTCTAGACAATTATGAAATTCCCAAACCTCATGTTATAGATTTTCCACTAAAATTTTCATTAGCTAGTTAAAGTCAGCAATTGTTTCCTTGTCATTCACATTAGAAAATAAAACAGTTGAGATGGTGAAAAAGAACACCCACCAGAAATGGATAGAAAAGAGACAACAAATCATGAATACTGTTCAAATTTTCACATAACAAGTTACTGGAACAATAGCTCTAGCAGCGGTCACTTTAATAgctataatataatttaaactacAAAAAAATCCATCCGCAAATTTTTCCCCAAACATTGTAACTGCGTTTAAACTTTAAAGCATATATTAGTTTTCATGAAAAGGCAACCGGTGTGTTTCATACAAGAAAAGGCAACCGGTGACATTGACTACAATTAGAGTAAACATGAATTAAGAACCTTCATACTCAC from Primulina eburnea isolate SZY01 chromosome 6, ASM2296580v1, whole genome shotgun sequence encodes:
- the LOC140834052 gene encoding uncharacterized protein isoform X3 is translated as MSEGGERMCPLCAEEMDLTDQHLKPCKCGYEICVWCWHQIIDMAEKDETEGRCPACRTPYNKEKIVGMTSNCEKLVSEMSVEKKLKSHKGKSKTSEGRKQLGSVRVIQRNLVYVVGLQLNFADEDQLLQRKEYFGQYGKVLKVSISRTATGAIQHFANSTCSVYITYSKEEEAIRCIQSVNGFTLDGRPLKACFGTTKYCHAWLRNMPCSNPDCLYLHEIGSQEDSFTKDEVISAYTRVQQITGATNSSRSGNVLPPPADENCNNSPALSGKLINKTAANTNHNSASGAVVSPPHSSSGRSAALPAGALWGTRSFNNQPISTFTPCSNGPLKPDACNSLVASSAKVASLIQVSSLQTNTGKNLVPIEENSISPDKIKLENLVPAKKESKPDSIAVLKSSSTSAHPPTSPLNQQLHGADTTKSAHNLSKMVGSSLKSFGPSLNNNYMDATDEIIENTCSDFMSLGIHNYAKQIKEAATSEAPARSENMTNALCVTDSLSDFGLGIPSQPTQVNICETEDDLLSFDNQRLKDPELTASINHLPDIFSSFHVTKLSTIPSVLNIADGPTSIDFCGPVVDKKDNLIVSASNFPLKSGGHPYNRLNSLDSNDVEFSNLFPSEDKRSLLGRYEGEVAIGAGNMGENSIISNILSMDFDSLDESLTSPQNLAKLWGETDKPQGSFGVSGSWKVQNSNQSRFSFAREDTNQVTNFGRSSNFLEKEFKQRPFGNDVPYSNIMHLDNDKIAPRNNFPFLGRSESDVFTDSHSNISNNKLSVSRSQISAPPGFSASSRIPPPGFSSYERADQISGTLSGNHIHDASSFSRNQWQTPPSSNTFINCDIEFMDPAILEVRHGTFPGGINSPVLDVKSCYSPQLNTFEEARLQSFLQRSLPPHTNQRINELGDGFSSISDVYGVRSRVMEQTLSNNFSPFSQFTHPQPRNAITSNGQWNGWNEGPGANNLGMAELLRSERLGFNKLYGGYEDSKIHMPGSGNMYNGSYGI
- the LOC140834052 gene encoding uncharacterized protein isoform X2 translates to MSEGGERMCPLCAEEMDLTDQHLKPCKCGYEICVWCWHQIIDMAEKDETEGRCPACRTPYNKEKIVGMTSNCEKLVSEMSVEKKLKSHKGKSKTSEGRKQLGSVRVIQRNLVYVVGLQLNFADEDLLQRKEYFGQYGKVLKVSISRTATGAIQHFANSTCSVYITYSKEEEAIRCIQSVNGFTLDGRPLKACFGTTKYCHAWLRNMPCSNPDCLYLHEIGSQEDSFTKDEVISAYTRSRVQQITGATNSSRSGNVLPPPADENCNNSPALSGKLINKTAANTNHNSASGAVVSPPHSSSGRSAALPAGALWGTRSFNNQPISTFTPCSNGPLKPDACNSLVASSAKVASLIQVSSLQTNTGKNLVPIEENSISPDKIKLENLVPAKKESKPDSIAVLKSSSTSAHPPTSPLNQQLHGADTTKSAHNLSKMVGSSLKSFGPSLNNNYMDATDEIIENTCSDFMSLGIHNYAKQIKEAATSEAPARSENMTNALCVTDSLSDFGLGIPSQPTQVNICETEDDLLSFDNQRLKDPELTASINHLPDIFSSFHVTKLSTIPSVLNIADGPTSIDFCGPVVDKKDNLIVSASNFPLKSGGHPYNRLNSLDSNDVEFSNLFPSEDKRSLLGRYEGEVAIGAGNMGENSIISNILSMDFDSLDESLTSPQNLAKLWGETDKPQGSFGVSGSWKVQNSNQSRFSFAREDTNQVTNFGRSSNFLEKEFKQRPFGNDVPYSNIMHLDNDKIAPRNNFPFLGRSESDVFTDSHSNISNNKLSVSRSQISAPPGFSASSRIPPPGFSSYERADQISGTLSGNHIHDASSFSRNQWQTPPSSNTFINCDIEFMDPAILEVRHGTFPGGINSPVLDVKSCYSPQLNTFEEARLQSFLQRSLPPHTNQRINELGDGFSSISDVYGVRSRVMEQTLSNNFSPFSQFTHPQPRNAITSNGQWNGWNEGPGANNLGMAELLRSERLGFNKLYGGYEDSKIHMPGSGNMYNGSYGI
- the LOC140834052 gene encoding uncharacterized protein isoform X4, which gives rise to MSEGGERMCPLCAEEMDLTDQHLKPCKCGYEICVWCWHQIIDMAEKDETEGRCPACRTPYNKEKIVGMTSNCEKLVSEMSVEKKLKSHKGKSKTSEGRKQLGSVRVIQRNLVYVVGLQLNFADEDLLQRKEYFGQYGKVLKVSISRTATGAIQHFANSTCSVYITYSKEEEAIRCIQSVNGFTLDGRPLKACFGTTKYCHAWLRNMPCSNPDCLYLHEIGSQEDSFTKDEVISAYTRVQQITGATNSSRSGNVLPPPADENCNNSPALSGKLINKTAANTNHNSASGAVVSPPHSSSGRSAALPAGALWGTRSFNNQPISTFTPCSNGPLKPDACNSLVASSAKVASLIQVSSLQTNTGKNLVPIEENSISPDKIKLENLVPAKKESKPDSIAVLKSSSTSAHPPTSPLNQQLHGADTTKSAHNLSKMVGSSLKSFGPSLNNNYMDATDEIIENTCSDFMSLGIHNYAKQIKEAATSEAPARSENMTNALCVTDSLSDFGLGIPSQPTQVNICETEDDLLSFDNQRLKDPELTASINHLPDIFSSFHVTKLSTIPSVLNIADGPTSIDFCGPVVDKKDNLIVSASNFPLKSGGHPYNRLNSLDSNDVEFSNLFPSEDKRSLLGRYEGEVAIGAGNMGENSIISNILSMDFDSLDESLTSPQNLAKLWGETDKPQGSFGVSGSWKVQNSNQSRFSFAREDTNQVTNFGRSSNFLEKEFKQRPFGNDVPYSNIMHLDNDKIAPRNNFPFLGRSESDVFTDSHSNISNNKLSVSRSQISAPPGFSASSRIPPPGFSSYERADQISGTLSGNHIHDASSFSRNQWQTPPSSNTFINCDIEFMDPAILEVRHGTFPGGINSPVLDVKSCYSPQLNTFEEARLQSFLQRSLPPHTNQRINELGDGFSSISDVYGVRSRVMEQTLSNNFSPFSQFTHPQPRNAITSNGQWNGWNEGPGANNLGMAELLRSERLGFNKLYGGYEDSKIHMPGSGNMYNGSYGI
- the LOC140834052 gene encoding uncharacterized protein isoform X1, with translation MSEGGERMCPLCAEEMDLTDQHLKPCKCGYEICVWCWHQIIDMAEKDETEGRCPACRTPYNKEKIVGMTSNCEKLVSEMSVEKKLKSHKGKSKTSEGRKQLGSVRVIQRNLVYVVGLQLNFADEDQLLQRKEYFGQYGKVLKVSISRTATGAIQHFANSTCSVYITYSKEEEAIRCIQSVNGFTLDGRPLKACFGTTKYCHAWLRNMPCSNPDCLYLHEIGSQEDSFTKDEVISAYTRSRVQQITGATNSSRSGNVLPPPADENCNNSPALSGKLINKTAANTNHNSASGAVVSPPHSSSGRSAALPAGALWGTRSFNNQPISTFTPCSNGPLKPDACNSLVASSAKVASLIQVSSLQTNTGKNLVPIEENSISPDKIKLENLVPAKKESKPDSIAVLKSSSTSAHPPTSPLNQQLHGADTTKSAHNLSKMVGSSLKSFGPSLNNNYMDATDEIIENTCSDFMSLGIHNYAKQIKEAATSEAPARSENMTNALCVTDSLSDFGLGIPSQPTQVNICETEDDLLSFDNQRLKDPELTASINHLPDIFSSFHVTKLSTIPSVLNIADGPTSIDFCGPVVDKKDNLIVSASNFPLKSGGHPYNRLNSLDSNDVEFSNLFPSEDKRSLLGRYEGEVAIGAGNMGENSIISNILSMDFDSLDESLTSPQNLAKLWGETDKPQGSFGVSGSWKVQNSNQSRFSFAREDTNQVTNFGRSSNFLEKEFKQRPFGNDVPYSNIMHLDNDKIAPRNNFPFLGRSESDVFTDSHSNISNNKLSVSRSQISAPPGFSASSRIPPPGFSSYERADQISGTLSGNHIHDASSFSRNQWQTPPSSNTFINCDIEFMDPAILEVRHGTFPGGINSPVLDVKSCYSPQLNTFEEARLQSFLQRSLPPHTNQRINELGDGFSSISDVYGVRSRVMEQTLSNNFSPFSQFTHPQPRNAITSNGQWNGWNEGPGANNLGMAELLRSERLGFNKLYGGYEDSKIHMPGSGNMYNGSYGI